The stretch of DNA TAGCTTGGCCGGTTGCATCTTCTAACGAGCGGAAGCTATCAATAACAGTAGACATCGCCATGTTCATAGCTCTGAATTGCTGGCTCATCATGTCATTTATCATTATGGATGTGCGTATAGTAGCTATTTTCCTCACCGCCTTTTTAGCAAAACAAAAAAGATACACCGTTTTCGATGTATCTAATCTTCAACCTTATTGATATAATCAATCCACAAATCGATGTTTTCGATATAAGTACCCAATTCTTCGTCCTCTAACTTTCTAACATCATATAGATTAAGCAATATTTGCATCCACGTTTTTCGGCCTCGAAGTTTAATTCTACCAACGTAGATCCTTTTATAAAAAACAGCAATTGCTTTATCACTCTTTCTTTCGAGAACAAAATAATACTTTAGATTCCTCGATTTGGATTTAAGTATCATGTTTCTAATAAAGGTTTCTTCGACTTCTGAAACACTGCAATATTTACTGTCCTCTAACTTCCTAGTAGTGATCCAATAATCGTCAGCTGAAACAATAATTTCGTTAGAAGTACTCTTGAAAAACTTAGAAAAAAATTTCTTAAGCATAATTAAAACAATTCACTGATAAGTGCTTTATAGATTTTTTCATTAACTTCAATTAAAGAACGTTTTCCATCATGAAATTCGATTGCTAATGTATGCGTCCCTTTATTTTTTGCTGAAAGCCCCGCTAAAAGCCCTACGGGACCGAGTAAAGCGCCACCCACTAAACCACGAGCGACACCGCTAACAGCGCTTTTGCGATGTTCTTCCGTTATTACTTCATAGTCTTTAACAGTCTCCTTGTTTAACTCAAAGCTTTTGGTGAACCCAGTGAATAGATGCACTTTTTGTTTACCTAAAAAACTGGTCTTGAGCATTATGTTTTTTGCTTCATAATCTCCGGCAATTACTTGATTTCTTGCCATGCCAATCCCCCCTTTAACCATCAATATACCGAAATAACGGGGGGTATGCTATCTCTTCTTTCCGCGCTTACCCTTTTTGCTATTACGCTTCGCATCTTGCTCCGCCTTCTTGTCAGCCTCGATTTTCGCTTGTATAGATGCGATAACAAAGGCTTTTTCTAGCCGCGGTAAAGCTAGGTACTCTGACGGCAATTTATGCAATTTATGAAGCCAGTAATGGGCTATATTTGCATCCGGATCGCCGTCATCAATTAGTTTTTTGCTTCTTCTACAAGATCGTCCATTCCAACATCAAAGCCGTTAACTTCTTGCGCAATCTTTTTCACTTCCGTCAATTCACCCGGCAACAGCATTTTTTGAAGTAATGCCTCGGCGCCCATCACTCCGTAGGAAGATTGTAGTTCCGCATTGTTCAGATCAGGAAATTTGATGGTTGCTACCGCATTTTTCAATGCGTATTTTTCAAAGTCCGTTTCAGGCATGAACATTCCTTTTTTACCTGGAACCGGCATACGTTTCGTACATGCTTTACGGTTAGCGGTATCCTGTTCGCCATCAATCGCTCCGAACTGCCACGGGATAGGCTTTCCGTTTTCATCCTTAAATCGTTTTGAGACTACACGTTCATCAATCCCTACTTTTTCAATATTTTGTGCAAAGAAAGCTTGTAAGTTACTCATTTAATAACATCCTCTCAAATTTAGGTAATTGGAAAAAGCCCACCGAAGTGAGCCTTGATTAAGATTGCATTGTGTTCAGGATAGAAAAGCGCTCCGGGAATTCAAATCTCTCAAATGTGAAGTCGAAAGAATCCTCCAGGTATTCCGCATCCGCGTCGATTAATGCTACGATACCACCATCCATATTGCAATCTTTCAAGATAGTTGTTTGCCGACCCACAGTCGCGGAAGCATCCTCATTCGTCACCTGGATATCAAAGTAGATGTCCTCGCCTGTTTCTTGGTAACGATAAAGCAGTTCACGGAAAATGGATGTATTGTAATGGAATGTGGCTGATCCAGTACCTTCTCCGCCGGCAGACTTGTTACCCTTTGAAACACGCCCCATAATAGGAATCTGTGATTTCGATTTATCATAACGAGCTTCTAAGTTTATAACATTCGCGAATTTATAGCGATTGCCATCAATTGTGACGAATGCTTCACCTTGAGCGCCGTGAACAGCTTCTCTGGCGTGCATTGTTTCATCCGCGAAAAACTGAAGGTTTAATTTTAATAGCTGCATTTAGTCTACCTCCCTTATGCCACTGTCGTCGTGATATAAAGTTGTGACATCGCCACTGTCGGCTCCACCACTTCATTCACAACAACAGATTTTTTTGAATTACCTTGCGCGACAACAACTTCGTCTGGATCGAAGTTTTGAATTGCTCGTAGACCTTGCAGTTCTCTACGATGAGCAACAATATCTCCCCATAAAGAAACACGCCCGCTTTGGTCGTTTGGAACCTGACCCAAATAGCGCGTGTTGAATAAAGTTGCTGTGTCAATAGCGATCTGATCCAGAACGCGGATGACTTGGTTCATGGAGAAATCCTCGTTTTTGTCAACAGTGAATGACGTAAATGTGTTCACATCTTCCAGAACACGGATTTCCTCGCCCACACGATGGAACACATACTTTCCTGCTTTCAATAGAGCAGTAAGCTGTTGTTGAGTTTTCGTTTCGGTCATATCAAGCGTAAATTCTCCGCCGTAAACTTTGTTGGTGTTCGATTTATTTACCGCAACACCCGCCTGGGCACCGACGCCCCAGTAAACAGCACCAAAGACCTCTTCTCCATCGCCGATTGCATCGTTTTGAACATCAATAACACCTTCGTGATCCACCGCGCCTAATTTGTGTCCAACAAGCTGGAATTTAGCCCCTACACTATCCCGCAGACGCTTTGTATACTCAACGAACAGCGATTTGATTGTCGGTTCGCCAGACAAGCACCCAAGAGTATTAAAGCCATAGGCTTCCAGTGAATCTAGCGCATTCTGATAGGCAGTCCCGGTCAATCCCGTTCCGTTTATGCCACCAGTAAAGTTGGTGCCCGCTGTTAAATCTAATGTTGCTGCATCGTCCCAAATAACAAAGTCGGAATCGATTAATTCAGCAGCAGTCGCAACCGCCAATTGCTCATCAACTAAAGTTGTACCCAGAAATGTTTGGACATCAAATTTGGCAGGCTCGTCGACATTCGCCGAAACTACTACCTTCAAATCGTTTCCTCGAATACCTTTGAACCTCGCTTTTCCAAATGAATTGGCCGCCGCAGCAGCACCTTCTTCTAACCGATAAAAGAAAACTGTGTGGGCATTTTTAAAAACGTCTCGGATCCCTTTCAACTTTTGATGGGTATAATCGTATCCGAAGATTTTCAACGAATCTTTTTGTAAATCCTCGACAGTTACTGTGAATACATCACCGTCAACGCCCCAATCAAGGACCATCGGCAAGCCGACATAACCGCGGTCTGATAGATTCACGAATGCACGTGCCGCGGAAATAAAGTTGTGATAAGTACCCGGAAGTACTTTGTTTTGTGTAAGGAATGTGCCTCCACCTAACGCCATTACTTGCTACCTCCTTTGTAGAATTTCTCTAATATTTGTCCCACTTGATCATGCGTGTACGTCTTGTCATCTTTAAGCAATGCACTCAAAGCATCTCGTCGACCAACATACTTTGCACTTTTTAAAAGTTGGGCTTTCGAAAAGGTTGGCGTTTTGCCATTGATTGCTTTCGCAACCATAATCGCAGTCGCCTTTGATTCTTTCTTAATAGCGTCATTCTTCGCCAACTGTAGCCACCTCGTTTCCGTTTGCATAATGTCTGAGCGATCCCATCAAAGTCTTTGCTTCTACCTCTCGCAAGAAGAAATTGAAATGAATAAAGTTATGCGCATTTCCGTCTACAATTTCGCTGTTCGCCTCGGTGCCAAGCATTACAGAACCGTTTAACAGCGTGATTTCTTTTAGAGCATGTTGCACCTTCAGTGTGTGGTTTGAAGCATCAGCACAACCGCCAGAAGGGAAATACTGCACATTGAATAGCGTGGTGACTTTCCACCGTTTGCCTATCTGACGAATGTTCTCTAAGTTCAAAAAGAGAATCAAAAAAGCAGGAGTTTGAAACCCCTGCGGTACTTCGTCGATATAATTGGTATAGCCATCCCCGAAAGTTCGGTTCAACTTAATGGAGATAGCGGTAATGATGTCGTTAATCTCCATTGAAAGCCTCTCCTAACAACTTCATGAGTTTTCTTTCGATCAATTTTGGAGCTAGCTGTTCTACCTCATCCGCGGATATAGTCATCATGAAACGACCTGGCACCCACCCCTGATGGTTACGTGTGCGGTGACCGTACTCCACGTAAGCTGCATATTCCACCGGGTTTATCACTTCAATTTCATACATATTGCCCTTTTTCTTAACAGTCATTGAATCAGTGAACTTCTTGGCGCCTGCACCGCCGCCGAATGCGGATGTAAGTTCTGCTTCGCGATGACTCTTAGCAGTCCACCCTCTACGCAGAGTACCACCAACAGTGCCGTCACCGTAATCACCTACTGGCGTCCGTTTAATCACTCTGGCTAGGAATCTTGCAGCTATTTCCTTCGCCATATCTTCGCAGAACTTATCAAAATCAGCCTTTTCAAGTTTCTGCATTTTCTTTTGCAAGCGTTCCAGCTGTTTGAAGTTGACCTTACCCCACCTGGCCATTACGCATACCTCTCGAATAGTTCAAGCGTGATATGCTGATGATCCATGCGCGCTTCTGGCGGACTGCTACGAGTGTATTCATTCGTAACTCCATCCTGAGTGACGATGATTTTGCTGCCGGAAGGCACGTCTAATTCAGGAGCGAGCGACAGTTTAATGGTTTGCGAAATAACAGCCGGGCCACCTGTATTTGAAGTAGTGGTTTGCTTTTCGTATGAAAGTTTACAAGGTTCATTTTCGAATCTTGTCACTTCTTTTTCTGTCGTTATATGGGTAACGGGGTCCTTTACCGATTCCCACGTTCTCACAGTGCAGATGCCTCGATACAAGCTCTGTATGGCCTTTCTGCGAGCGTTCACCATGTCATCACCCTGTATTTCACAAAATCAACTTCGTTATGCCGCAAGTAAGCCAACAGGGCGCCGAAATTTGCTTCTGGCGTACTATTCTCACCAACAGCAAATTCGACATCTGTATCGCCATCCTGTACCCGTTTGGTAACAGGGGAGAAATCGATTGTTTCAATCTCCAACTGCCCCATGCCCTTTTTAAGAAACAAGAATTCACCAACAACCATATCGACCGCAATCTCTTTCAAGCCTTCTGGAATTTTTGTAAGGTTCGTTTGGTTATTAATGTGATTCGTAATTTTTTCGATGGTAAATGACAAAATAAGATCGTCAGAATTTGAAGGTTCACCAGACACTGAGACACCTAGTGAAACCAATCGTTTTTTTACATCTTCCAACATGCGAATCACTCGCTTTCGGATGTTTTAGAAGAGCGAGCGGCTTTTTTCGGCTCCTCTAATCGCTCCATAGACGATTCATCGAAGTACTTATCATCAATTGTCAATTCATCACCAACCAAAAAGCGCTCTCCCTTGTAACGAATGGGGAAAGCGCCGTCTTTCACTTTTACTTTAATGTTTGCCACTTATTACAACCTCCTTATGCAATCGGCTGTGCTTGGAATACGTTGTTCGCTTCAGGGAAAGAAGGGATTGCTGTAGCTGCCGCCTTCGTCCAAGTTGATACCGGATCCAGACCTTCCTCATAAACCATCGCAATCACCTTATCGATGTTTTTCACTTGTTCATTGCCTTCACGAACCATGCGAGATTCTTCGGGAGTTGGTCCGTAAAGCGTTTCGCCAAGAGTGCCCGCACCAAACATAACGAATTTATTTTCACCAAAGTAACGTTCTGTTGTATAGGTTCCATCAGCATTTTGACGACGGAATTTCGAATCATACACCGCGATTTGTGGCAGGTCGTGTTGAAGTAAAAACGCGTTTAGATCCGCACGAGTTGGGATGCGGCCTGAATCTCTCCCGTAAAGATATCCGATGATTTTACTGTTACGAAGGATTTGAGTTAATACTTTTGTAGACGTTAAAGCACGAGTTGCCTTTTCATCCAGGGAATCTTGCCAACGCTCCATATCACCGA from Bacillus sp. OxB-1 encodes:
- a CDS encoding phage tail tube protein yields the protein MQLLKLNLQFFADETMHAREAVHGAQGEAFVTIDGNRYKFANVINLEARYDKSKSQIPIMGRVSKGNKSAGGEGTGSATFHYNTSIFRELLYRYQETGEDIYFDIQVTNEDASATVGRQTTILKDCNMDGGIVALIDADAEYLEDSFDFTFERFEFPERFSILNTMQS
- a CDS encoding phage tail terminator family protein; the protein is MEINDIITAISIKLNRTFGDGYTNYIDEVPQGFQTPAFLILFLNLENIRQIGKRWKVTTLFNVQYFPSGGCADASNHTLKVQHALKEITLLNGSVMLGTEANSEIVDGNAHNFIHFNFFLREVEAKTLMGSLRHYANGNEVATVGEE
- a CDS encoding phage tail assembly chaperone; the encoded protein is MSNLQAFFAQNIEKVGIDERVVSKRFKDENGKPIPWQFGAIDGEQDTANRKACTKRMPVPGKKGMFMPETDFEKYALKNAVATIKFPDLNNAELQSSYGVMGAEALLQKMLLPGELTEVKKIAQEVNGFDVGMDDLVEEAKN
- a CDS encoding HK97 gp10 family phage protein is translated as MARWGKVNFKQLERLQKKMQKLEKADFDKFCEDMAKEIAARFLARVIKRTPVGDYGDGTVGGTLRRGWTAKSHREAELTSAFGGGAGAKKFTDSMTVKKKGNMYEIEVINPVEYAAYVEYGHRTRNHQGWVPGRFMMTISADEVEQLAPKLIERKLMKLLGEAFNGD
- a CDS encoding phage tail sheath C-terminal domain-containing protein, producing the protein MALGGGTFLTQNKVLPGTYHNFISAARAFVNLSDRGYVGLPMVLDWGVDGDVFTVTVEDLQKDSLKIFGYDYTHQKLKGIRDVFKNAHTVFFYRLEEGAAAAANSFGKARFKGIRGNDLKVVVSANVDEPAKFDVQTFLGTTLVDEQLAVATAAELIDSDFVIWDDAATLDLTAGTNFTGGINGTGLTGTAYQNALDSLEAYGFNTLGCLSGEPTIKSLFVEYTKRLRDSVGAKFQLVGHKLGAVDHEGVIDVQNDAIGDGEEVFGAVYWGVGAQAGVAVNKSNTNKVYGGEFTLDMTETKTQQQLTALLKAGKYVFHRVGEEIRVLEDVNTFTSFTVDKNEDFSMNQVIRVLDQIAIDTATLFNTRYLGQVPNDQSGRVSLWGDIVAHRRELQGLRAIQNFDPDEVVVAQGNSKKSVVVNEVVEPTVAMSQLYITTTVA